The genomic stretch ACAGGGAATTGTGAACAAACAAGGCGCTGCCGAATCGGGGCTGCCCGAGGGGATACCAGTAATGTACCGGGCAGGAGACCAGCCGAACAACGCATTGGCACTAAATGTCATGGAACCAGGCGAAATTGCCGCCACCGGGGGAACATCGGGTGTAGTGTATGCCATATCGGGACAGAAAAAAACGCAAGAACATACACGAATCAACAGTTTTGCCCACGTTAACCACTCAAAAGAAGACACAAGAATCGGCAAACTATTGTGCATCAACGGCACGGGAATCCAATACAGTTGGGTACGTTCCGAACTGAGCAAAGGCATCGGATATGATGTCATGAACCAACAAGCCGAGTCGGTTCCGATAGGGTCGGACGGGCTTCATATATTGCCTTTTGGAAACGGGTCGGAACGCATGTTGAACAACATCAACAAAGGATCTCGCATGTTGAACATCAATTTCAACGTTCACAAAGCATCCCACATATACAGGGCTGCATTGGAAGGAATTGCTTTTTCGTTTGTATATGGGATGGAAATTTTAAAAAATGATGGTGTCGACATCACATCCATAAAAGCAGGGAACGACAATCTTTTTAGGGCCGGTGTTTTCTCAAAAACAATAGCCACACTTTCCAATAGTAAAATTGATATTGTTGAAACCACAGGTGCTGTTGGAGCCGCGAGGGCCGCTGCCTATGCTTCCGGTGACTTCAATAATATTGGAGAAGCAACCGCCACCGATAAAGTTCAGCAGACATACGAACCAGATGCTTCTGCAGAAAAATACCAAGAAGCTTATCAAGCATGGAAAAAGAATCTAAACGAATACATACACAATTGAACTTTAAATATTATGATTACAACAGGAGATAAGGAATTTTTCAAGGGAATAGGTAAAATTTCATTTGAAGGGAAAAAATCGGACAATCCGT from Flagellimonas oceani encodes the following:
- a CDS encoding xylulokinase, with the protein product MYWIGYDIGSSSIKVALVEAGSGKVKDVVQEPKKEMPIDSINIGWGEQNPDLWWKYACLATKQIIAKNSIDKNTIKGIGISYQMHGLVVVDKSQNVLRPSIIWCDSRAVDIGENLFQNSGKSKCVDHLLNSPGNFTLSKLKWVKDNEPDTFAKIDKFMLPGDFLAMKLTGSSVTTPSGLSEGIMWDFKENKAASWLLEDAGIDPASVPEICPSFSEQGIVNKQGAAESGLPEGIPVMYRAGDQPNNALALNVMEPGEIAATGGTSGVVYAISGQKKTQEHTRINSFAHVNHSKEDTRIGKLLCINGTGIQYSWVRSELSKGIGYDVMNQQAESVPIGSDGLHILPFGNGSERMLNNINKGSRMLNINFNVHKASHIYRAALEGIAFSFVYGMEILKNDGVDITSIKAGNDNLFRAGVFSKTIATLSNSKIDIVETTGAVGAARAAAYASGDFNNIGEATATDKVQQTYEPDASAEKYQEAYQAWKKNLNEYIHN